CAATTGACGGATCAGGTATAATGCAAAGATGCCAAGAATACAAAGAATAATAACCATAGTCGCAAGATTTAgtcaaggaaaagaaaatatGTTGGAGTGACGATTGTTGAGAGGCCTACGTTGTAAGAGGGAGAAAATGAGCTCGGGAACGCTCGCTATAGGATACAGAGTGTTCTGCACCTAGGTAGTGTTTTCCCTCCAGGTATCAACCTGACGGATGCTAGAGACATCCATGTCTTCCATTCAAGTAGGTACTATTACGTGCCAGACTTTTAGTTACAGCTGCTAAAGTAGTAAGTACCTAGAAGTAATTAAAGAGAAAAGCCCTTTTTCTCGCCTGGACTCGGCTACGCCCCATATTCGCCTCCCTTTCCTCCACTCTCTAATATGAGGCCAAGACCTGGCTAGGTAACGAACTTTCCCACCTCGTAACGTTGACGGAAAGGAGATCTTTCTTATTCCAACGCAGGCTGGCCCATCAACCGTCAACCGTGATATTATTAGCTCGATTGCCCTGTACGACCAAGCCAGGGCATCGAATTAGATAGATTTGGCCCTTGTCAGTCTTCAATATCTTGGACCATCTTATCCGCAGCTTCTGTTCCTGCATATCACTAAAACACCATCGTGAGCATGTCTACAGTaccaagacaagaaaagggGGCAGAGACATTGGAAGTTAGCCACCCATTCCTCTGAAAGCCTCTTTTCGTCCCTCCCGTCTGTTCATGCCTTGTCTATCTATCAGTCATGATCACAAGGCCCCGTCTTGTTCGCACCTATCTGCCCCTGTTAACCGTCACCCTGTCAGCCATCATGATGCTAGTTTTCAATGTCAACAAATAGATTGCGCCATACCCAATCGACCTGCAGTTCATTACCTGCCGAGTTAAATTACAAACTCCGTGCCAAATTCTCGCTTCACGTAGCCGACACCTATTATGACAACGCACTGCGAGGTCCATTGGTTCAACCTTGCTACTTCTTATTCTCCATGGTCTCAATGTGCTCCCCTGCACGTATTGGTCAATTGAGCTGAGAGGGCAGGATGACGGAACTATACGCTTTCGCTAACATTAAGTACAGCAAGAATTTTCCTACTACTTAGGGCATCCAGGGGTCCATAACTAAAATAGAACTACAGTTACTATAACAGATGTCACGTCATATACTCATGATTCAAGTTGGATTTCGTTACCATTCAACTACAAAATACATCTTCAGGTTGACAAGAAAAcaaccagcaacaacaagttTGAGCCCCTGGAGGCGTCCCTTTCCTGTCTGTAGGTGATATCAAACGCCAAAACcaatgtcttcatcaacagtcGTGCCAAGCGTTGCTTTTTTGATGTCCTTAAAAACATTAAATCATATCCGCCGTCCCCCAAAACATAATGCGCCGCCTAGAGCAACAGCCCCAACGCCCCGTCTCGAATGAAGACACATACAACAGGTAACGCAAAAATGAAATAAATGCAAGGCTCCATCCAAAGATCACTCATCTAGAATTGCGTTGCAATACGGAAGCTGAAGCGTCTCCAAACTATGCCGGGGCAGGAATCTCGCGGTTCTCGGTTTGCCGGGCGGCATCGACCTCGGCATTAATAGCCCAGGTCAGCGCTTGTTCTGCTGACATAGTAGGTTCCTCGACCCCCAATACTCCGGCGATCAAATTATCGTCTTGATTGTTCACTCCCTCTGGGGGGAATTGCAGCCATTGGTCAACGTCAAAATCGGTTCCGGCCACAGCATTCCAGTCAAACTCGTCGTGGCCTTGCATGAAATCAAGATCCATGTTGTCAACATCCAGTTGAATTTCCTCTGATCCAGCACTCACGCTCGGGGTCAAGCCAGCGGCAGGAGACTCCATCTCCGTCTGGGGTGGTGAGTTTGTGGGCATCTCCAAAGCTGCAGCGTTGACAGTATTCGGCGGCATCATAGTTGGTACTGCCACAGGCCGAGGCTCCTTCGGCTTCTCGTTAAATAGCGACTCGGAAGCAGTCATGTATGGCGCATTCTCAGGAGGTGGTGTTTGAGCGCTGAACTCGATTGGGACCcgtttcatcatggccagaGTTGAAGGTGCAACGCTGGAGTTAATATCAATCGCAGCCTTCCGCAGAGCAGCATCAAGGAACCCGGTTGCGTAATCTGCTGCAGCATAAACCTctcgaagcttctccatAACCCGCATACATTGGCGGAATCCTCGTGTGGCACGCTCCCGAGCCTGGGGCGTGggattcttcatctcgagGAGGTGAATGATCATTGCAGGAAGAATAACCGTGACACCAGTCGTAGGCAGGAATCGCTCCAACCGGTATTGGTGAAGCTCCGTAGCCATGCGGGTAATATGCATCGCAGCATCGCGAACCCGTAGTCGAGACATATCTTGTACTTGTCGAGATGTTGTCGGGGCCTGGAGAGGTGACGATGGCAGGAACTGGGGTCGGTGCAGAGCTGAGATGGTAGTGTAGTATACCATGTGCAGGAGTGTCCTCTGAACAGCAATTGTTGATCGTCCGTCCTTGACATCCAAGGGCGTTAGGGTGCGGTATTGGCAGCAGGCTGGTAGCGATTCAGCCCATGCCATCAGTTCGTGATCCACCTCAGTAACGCTCTCAACGTTATCTAACTGCTTATTAGGGAAAAGCATCATAGTGCTGTTAGTAGTATTTTCgggcttcatcttgtctcGGATCAGAACCGAATATTGCGCCTTCAGCATGCGGCTAATGCATACACACAGCTGAGCTTTGGCAATGCACATGATAGCCAGCTCTCGCTGCATGTCGAGATTGCGAACCAATGCACAGCTAGCTGGGATGACAGTATTGTTCTCGGGGAGGACCTCGATCTCAAAGTCGCTCTCCTCGAGCATAGGCACATCGAAATCTTCGTCCTTGATACGCGTGGGCCGCCTCATGCCGAGGGCGATGAGGCGATCTCGCATGAAGCAAGACCACCATATTCGCTTCCAGAGCTTTTGTTTTGCTGGGGCCATGCTGGTGGATCCGGGGTTTCGATGAAGTCCGATAGTGTGTGCCAGTGAGATGGCCACACCCATCCAGTGCCATGTGTCTTTCTGGTCATCTGGCGTCTCATACCAATATGTCATCAAAAGCAAAGCTTGTACGAGGACAAGGCGATCTGACTCGTAATCGAAGTCGTACAGTAACTATTGGCGGATTAGTTTGGCAAGCTCCACGTGGTCGGAGCCTTACTCACCCTCGTCTTTTGAAAGAAGGACTTGCGAGCTGCTTTTCGAGTGGTGTAACCACCCTCACGGAGGTACTTCATGTCTACAAAGGCTGACGCCGCGAACATCACAGCCTGGTAGAGGAAGAGACTTGTCTGACCATTCTTTCCATCACGACTGTTAATGATACCGAGAAAGTTGTTCAGGTCCATAAGCGGCATGTATGGGTGCACGTATTCGACATAAGCCTGAAGGAGTGCATTTTGTAAAGGTAGGGTGGGCACCGATAGTGCGCCCTTAATCTTGAGATAATCGACATCTTCGGGCGCGATCTTATTTGGCAAAGGTCGTAAAAATGCAGGGAACTGAGGTGCAGGTGTGTCCTTCTCTTCGAGAGATCCGAGCAATTGAGTGTTACGCAAGTTATCGAAGAACGCAGGGTCCGGGATGATGCTACCCCATGACGACCGGTGTGCGTTAGATTCTATTGACTGAATCTTATTGAGTGAGCTGGAATCTCGGCGGTAGCCAGATCGCTGATCTGGGTCTCGTGGTCAGCCAAAGTTCGTTCGGTCTCCGCgcatttcatcatcaattgTTGTTAAATTTCCATGTGATCAGGCATGTAAGCACTGTGGAGTACATGAAGAAAGCGGGTCAGGGGCGCCTGAAAATGCGGAGAACGGAGTTGTTCACCCCAAAAAGAAAGCCGCTAGCCAATTGAGAGGGCTGGCTACGGCGCACAAAACAAGGGCTGAAGTTGGAGGTGGAAAGTAGCGCAAAAACTTACATATCATGTGAGGCACATGGCTATCAAGGGCGGAACTGTTCAGAAAAGCACTGGGTGCGTCAATGCTGCTGGTCGAGATGGCTGAGCCGCTGCTGGGACGTCGAAGGTCGGCTGTGCTCATGCCCACAGTCGCACTCTTGCTGGGAACTGTGGGATTCCCGTTGCTGGCCGTTGTTTTGCAACGCAACTGAGCTTCTGTGGAGACGGACTGGCCCGCTGTGCTGGCCGTATAAAGATTCTTCCTGCGGCGGCGGTTAGCAACGTAAACTCGACGTAATTTTTTACTCTGGGGCGTTTCGCGTGACATGACGTTTTCGAATGAGCTCCATTCGTACCGGCCGCCGGTTCAAGGGGCCGGAATGGAGTCGATCGGAACACGATGCCCGGAAAACGTTGGGACAACTTACTTTCGCCTGCGGCTTTCTTGGACAACGCACTGCTCAGATGTCAGTAATGCTCAAGTTCAGGGCGGGGATTGGCTGTTTTGTCCAGATTCCAAGAATTAGTTAGAAGCGTACCTCGACATTGTCCCAGCGACAGTTTCCACAAGGGGCTCCTTCGACAACGTCGCATCGGACTTTTCGTGCCCGGCAGGACACGCAAGCACGGGCAGCGCGTCGCTTTGTGATCTTTTCCGGTTGCTCCGAGTCACCAGAAGGTGAGGCtctcttcttgctgttcttttCGTTGGAAGCCTTTACTGAGGTTGCCGATGGCGACGGCGGGGCAGCCGAGCCCTGTGAAGCTTCTGTTTGCATGGCTGAGTTGTTGCGACGTTTGATCTCGTCCAGGCTTAGTATTTGTCGATTGACAACTCAAGTTGTGGTAGTTCCTGGTATGACCTTGTAGCGGAAAATCCGAGAAGTGCGTAGGGCTGTCTGAATATCTTCGATATGGCGGTACTAGGTCTTGCAGAAATTAGATAGGCGAGTGAGGGAAGTAGTCGTCGTTGTGATGAACCATTTAGATGTTCGATTTGGCCAGATATAAGCGGTAGAGTGGAGAGTTCAGATCAATTTCAGTTGTTTGTCGTCGAGATTCAATATGTTTATCGTGGCGTGGTTGTTGTCTTGTTTACCCAGAGACTGGTGGGAAGTCAGGCAGACGAGGCTGGAAGAGTGATGACAGGGACAGGCTGAGGCTCAAGTGTCGACCTCAATCTGAATTAGAGCGAATGCCTAATCCCCGTCGGAACGAGATAATCTGGGATGCTTCACGATCAAAGAGGAACAGAGGCACAGAGGAACACCGACAGGTCTGGTGCGAATAGAAGTTTGAAGCCAGGGGATGGAAATCCGGGGGATGGTTGGCGGGGGGTGCGGAAGGTTATTATATTCTCGTCACTAGTCTAGAAGAGCCATGTTAGTCACGGAGGGGACAAGAAGCAGTTTGATCGATGAGagcaagcacaagcacaagcgcACAAGCACCAAGGGTAGccaggtggaggagggcgTGTACGAGGCATTTGAGGGTCTTTGGGCGAGGGTGTCGATGGCGTTTGAGCGTCCAGGACAGGGCTCATCGAGGGTGGGCCTAACGAGTCCACATGAAGAACCTGGATGATGGGTAATTTAGCGCTGGCTGTTCCTACTGTAAGCGGAGAGCTACTCCCAAGCAGGCAAGGCCTTCTAGCAGGGGGCCAAGTCTGGAGGTGGCACCCTTCGCCGTCACCTTGGGGTGCGCGTGGATGTGGGGATTTTATCGGTGACGATACAACGGCAGAGCTACACATTACCAAAGGATAAGGAAATAAACGTCAAAATCAACGTCAGTGTGTTGGATTTACGTTTGTGCGGTAAGCCAAGGGAACGAGATGTAACCATGTAATCGTGAGCCTCGAAGATTTTATGTAGATTATCAACTTCTTACATTATTAGCCAAGCATTTCATATCTGGGCATTGACGAAATCTTGTCATCTGTCTGGTCACTTGTCACTTGACTTGTTGTTAGCAACTAGTaaacttggacttggaatTGCGttcatccttgacaatgcCCTACCATACATGCTTGTTAGTATGTCAATCTAACAAAAGAGGTTGCTCTGGTAGTCTCAGTAGTGGACAGAAAGTTTCGATTGATCAGGAGACGTTTGGTTCATGTATTACAATTCTTTGTCCGCCGGGTTCTATCCAttgagtttggtgttttcttccCCTCCTTTCATTTTTTATTTTCACTCTACCTAATCAGCCACCAGGGCGTCGAGACCAGCTCTTGGCGTTTGCGGGACCAGATGCAAGTCTCTTTCTTGAGCCATGCTCTCTTGGTCCAGGGTTAGCGTTTAAAATCTTGACGGGTATGGGGCGGACTCGACCGGTGACACCTGCACCTCGCGATTGTTTCCTGCCATTATCTTCAACTATGCTTGGAAGCCTATCAAAAGCAATCCTGCTTCTCTTAATATGCATACTGCGCTGGATCACCCGGGTTCTTAGCTCAAGATCGAACGTCCACAATAGCTCCCACCTTGCGAGATGACGGCTCCACGCAAGCACGGGCGCTGCAACACCGGCATTGAAGAGGCTGGCAACTCTAAAGCT
This region of Fusarium verticillioides 7600 chromosome 3, whole genome shotgun sequence genomic DNA includes:
- a CDS encoding cutinase transcription factor 1 beta, whose product is MQTEASQGSAAPPSPSATSVKASNEKNSKKRASPSGDSEQPEKITKRRAARACVSCRARKVRCDVVEGAPCGNCRWDNVECVVQESRRRKKNLYTASTAGQSVSTEAQLRCKTTASNGNPTVPSKSATVGMSTADLRRPSSGSAISTSSIDAPSAFLNSSALDSHVPHMIYQRSGYRRDSSSLNKIQSIESNAHRSSWGSIIPDPAFFDNLRNTQLLGSLEEKDTPAPQFPAFLRPLPNKIAPEDVDYLKIKGALSVPTLPLQNALLQAYVEYVHPYMPLMDLNNFLGIINSRDGKNGQTSLFLYQAVMFAASAFVDMKYLREGGYTTRKAARKSFFQKTRLLYDFDYESDRLVLVQALLLMTYWYETPDDQKDTWHWMGVAISLAHTIGLHRNPGSTSMAPAKQKLWKRIWWSCFMRDRLIALGMRRPTRIKDEDFDVPMLEESDFEIEVLPENNTVIPASCALVRNLDMQRELAIMCIAKAQLCVCISRMLKAQYSVLIRDKMKPENTTNSTMMLFPNKQLDNVESVTEVDHELMAWAESLPACCQYRTLTPLDVKDGRSTIAVQRTLLHMVYYTTISALHRPQFLPSSPLQAPTTSRQVQDMSRLRVRDAAMHITRMATELHQYRLERFLPTTGVTVILPAMIIHLLEMKNPTPQARERATRGFRQCMRVMEKLREVYAAADYATGFLDAALRKAAIDINSSVAPSTLAMMKRVPIEFSAQTPPPENAPYMTASESLFNEKPKEPRPVAVPTMMPPNTVNAAALEMPTNSPPQTEMESPAAGLTPSVSAGSEEIQLDVDNMDLDFMQGHDEFDWNAVAGTDFDVDQWLQFPPEGVNNQDDNLIAGVLGVEEPTMSAEQALTWAINAEVDAARQTENREIPAPA